In Festucalex cinctus isolate MCC-2025b chromosome 5, RoL_Fcin_1.0, whole genome shotgun sequence, a single genomic region encodes these proteins:
- the LOC144018878 gene encoding uncharacterized protein LOC144018878 isoform X1, translating into MNSGQTNKGNSDRTGQKNGSNAGMKITTTNPQELNGKQTRMGQSQDKIEGAEQTLVDRGHNGDDVMKAGSACEEEAGASEGGEDLTEDLDESHSQEPITASDSNGRNVNLWVRAFVAAAVEVKQGVSGSGTGGGEEDDDVGRAAPVAAAGKRPKGSASTHALLETNQKEGKSADEDLEVEMEDQGEGKQKKRLESWDSNSFMRRDHKACEPSNPLAGAEPSFILEKLLRRNRKEACPAPDQVQEMETGSLDMEIEGTTPVAIATAFTAEERNAAEYGDLEVEDPAERLTRNDCETNKVENSTKAQDNKAVMANKSTLQPAQRALRAKRPCEVTCVSTREGVAACGRRESDEQTANSQHVVLPTNEDGSSSSISISIPSEAKTRHANEDLPETNKETETAEQPDPKCADEKALMRQKSRDSARLRPVSDLIKENVQLHEKRLHQDWSKPAEVKCEEHSQSVNVAQMKATFDSPHKSPENVIVRKSSVRKDMKGVVRKSKFRHVFGQAVKNDQCYDDIRVSRVTWDSGFCAVNPKFVAIIIEASGGGAFLVLPLQKTGRIDKVCPTVCGHTGPVLDIDWCPHNDQVIASSSEDCSVMVWQIPENGLVSPMSEPAVELQGHSKRVGIITWHPTARNVLLSAGCDNVIMIWNVGTGEAMITLDDMHPDMIYNVCWNRNGSLICTACKDKSVRIIDPRKEEIVAEKEKAHDGARPMRAIFLKDGKVLTTGFNRRSERLIALWDTQNFEEPMTMHCMDASNGVLMPFYDPDTNMVYVCGKGDSSIRYFEITDEDPYVHFLNSYVSKESQRGIGCMPKRGLDVNKCEIARYYKLHERKCEPIVMTVPRKSDLFQDDLYPDTAGPDSALEAEEWFEGKNGDPILISLKNGYVPTKIREFTVVKRNILDAKVTKSTENATPASQNATIKSDAKLEEILKEMKALKDLVSSQEKRLVKLEEQMGKIAI; encoded by the exons ATGAACTCCGGGCAGACGAACAAGGGAAACtcggacaggacaggacagaagAACGGCAGTAATGCAGGCATGAAAATAACAACAACGAACCCACAAGaactgaacggaaaacag ACCAGGATGGGACAGAGCCAGGACAAAATAGAAGGCGCAGAACAGACCCTTGTTGACCGTGGACATAATGGCGACGATGTCATGAAGGCAGGAAGTGCCTGTGAAGAGGAGGCTGGCGCTTCAGAGGGGGGGGAAGATTTGACGGAAGATTTGGACGAAAGCCACAGCCAGGAGCCAATAACAGCTTCCGATTCCAATGGGAGGAACGTCAATTTGTGGGTGAGAGCGTTTGTTGCTGCTGCAGTCGAGGTGAAACAAGGAGTGTCAGGAAGCGgcacaggaggaggagaagaagacgacgacgtTGGGAGGGCCGCTCCAGTTGCTGCAGCGGGCAAAAGGCCAAAAGGTAGCGCTTCGACGCACGCGTTGCTCGAAACGAATCAGAAGGAAGGGAAGAGTGCTGACGAGGACTTGGAAGTGGAAATGGAGGACCAAGGTGAGGGGAAGCAAAAGAAACGTCTTGAATCTTGGGATTCAAACTCTTTCATGCGGCGAGATCATAAAGCTTGTGAGCCGTCGAACCCGCTCGCCGGCGCGGAGCCCAGTTTTATTTTGGAGAAGCTGCTGAGGAGAAACCGAAAGGAGGCCTGTCCAGCTCCAGACCAAGTCCAAGAGATGGAAACGGGTAGCTTGGACATGGAGATCGAGGGGACCACGCCTGTCGCTATAGCAACCGCTTTCACCGCAGAAGAAAGGAACGCGGCCGAATATGGCGACTTGGAAGTGGAAGATCCTGCTGAGCGTTTGACTCGAAATGACTGCGAAACGAATAAGGTGGAGAACTCGACAAAAGCTCAAGACAACAAGGCGGTCATGGCAAATAAAAGCACTTTGCAACCTGCGCAAAGAGCCTTACGTGCAAAAAGGCCGTGTGAGGTCACGTGTGTGAGCACTCGGGAGGGCGTGGCAGCTTGTGGGCGGAGAGAAAGTGATGAGCAAACGGCAAACTCACAACATGTTGTCCTTCCAACAAACGAGGACGGCAGCTCCAGCTCCATTTCCATTTCCATCCCATCCGAGGCAAAAACCCGCCACGCCAACGAGGACCTTCCCGAGACCAACAAAGAAACGGAAACAGCCGAGCAGCCTGATCCGAAATGTGCCGATGAGAAGGCGTTAATGAGACAAAAGTCCCGCGACTCTGCCAGACTTCGGCCTGTCTCTGACCTCATCAAGGAAAACGTCCAGCTGCATGAGAAGCGCCTCCACCAGGACTGGTCCAAGCCCGCTGAGGTCAAATGCGAGGAGCACAGTCAGTCTGTGAATGTAGCACAAATGAAGGCCACCTTTGACTCGCCTCACAAATCGCCTGAAAACGTCATCGTGAGGAAGTCGTCTGTCCGAAAAG ATATGAAAGGAGTTGTACGGAAGAGCAAATTCCGTCACGTCTTTGGCCAGGCGGTGAAAAATGATCAGTGTTACGATGATATCCGGGTGTCAAGGGTCACATGGGATAGCGGATTCTGTGCAGTGAACCCCAAGTTTGTTGCCATAATTATTGAAGCCAGCGGTGGTGGCGCTTTCCTGGTACTTCCTCTTCAAAAG ACGGGACGCATCGACAAAGTCTGCCCAACAGTGTGCGGTCACACTGGTCCAGTGTTGGATATTGACTGGTGCCCCCACAATGATCAGGTCATTGCCAGCAGCTCTGAGGACTGTTCAGTGATG GTGTGGCAAATTCCTGAGAATGGCCTTGTCTCGCCAATGTCCGAGCCCGCAGTGGAACTGCAGGGTCACTCCAAGAGAGTCGGCATAATCACTTGGCACCCGACAGCTCGCAATGTTCTCCTCAGTGCAG GTTGTGACAACGTGATCATGATCTGGAACGTGGGCACTGGCGAGGCCATGATCACTTTGGACGACATGCATCCCGATATGATTTACAATGTTTGCTGGAATCGCAACGGCAGTCTCATCTGCACCGCCTGCAAGGACAAGTCTGTCCGTATTATTGACCCCCGCAAGGAGGAAATTGTTGCC GAGAAAGAAAAGGCACATGACGGTGCTCGGCCCATGAGGGCCATTTTCCTCAAGGATGGCAAAGTCCTCACCACCGGTTTCAATCGTCGGAGTGAGCGACTGATCGCCCTCTGGGACACG CAAAACTTTGAGGAACCCATGACTATGCATTGCATGGACGCCAGCAATGGAGTGCTCATGCCCTTCTATGACCCAGACACCAACATGGTGTACGTTTGTGGAAAG GGTGACAGCAGCATCCGCTACTTTGAAATCACGGATGAAGATCCGTATGTTCACTTCCTGAACAGCTATGTCTCCAAGGAGTCTCAGAGGGGAATTGGCTGCATGCCAAAGAGGGGCCTTGATGTCAACAAGTGTGAAATCGCAAG GTACTACAAACTCCATGAAAGGAAATGTGAGCCTATTGTGATGACTGTGCCAAGAAAG TCTGACCTGTTCCAGGACGACTTGTACCCTGACACAGCTGGGCCTGACTCGGCCCTGGAGGCCGAGGAATGGTTCGAGGGCAAGAATGGTGACCCCATCCTCATCTCGCTCAAAAATGGCTACGTTCCAACCAAGATCCGGGAGTTCACCGTTGTCAAAAGGAACATTTTGGATGCCAAGGTGACCAAGAGCACAGAGAACGCGACCCCGGCCTCGCAGAATGCAACAATC AAATCAGACGCCAAGCTGGAAGAGATTTTGAAAGAAATGAAAGCCCTCAAGGACCTGGTCAGCAGTCAGGAGAAGCGACTTGTCAAACTTGAAGAGCAAATGGGCAAAATTGCTATTTAG
- the LOC144018878 gene encoding coronin-1C-A-like isoform X2 has protein sequence MHWALQGRKEEGSAYAAPKKPRYHSTGGDCLTEVSIKSAVPLSDGRAELGAGPSPGAGKRSAVSEDSKSNLFSLLVVTRWNHSGYAVFNHFFPPRNILFSLFEDMKGVVRKSKFRHVFGQAVKNDQCYDDIRVSRVTWDSGFCAVNPKFVAIIIEASGGGAFLVLPLQKTGRIDKVCPTVCGHTGPVLDIDWCPHNDQVIASSSEDCSVMVWQIPENGLVSPMSEPAVELQGHSKRVGIITWHPTARNVLLSAGCDNVIMIWNVGTGEAMITLDDMHPDMIYNVCWNRNGSLICTACKDKSVRIIDPRKEEIVAEKEKAHDGARPMRAIFLKDGKVLTTGFNRRSERLIALWDTQNFEEPMTMHCMDASNGVLMPFYDPDTNMVYVCGKGDSSIRYFEITDEDPYVHFLNSYVSKESQRGIGCMPKRGLDVNKCEIARYYKLHERKCEPIVMTVPRKSDLFQDDLYPDTAGPDSALEAEEWFEGKNGDPILISLKNGYVPTKIREFTVVKRNILDAKVTKSTENATPASQNATIKSDAKLEEILKEMKALKDLVSSQEKRLVKLEEQMGKIAI, from the exons ATGCATTGGGCTctgcaaggaaggaaggaagaaggaaGCGCGTACGCTGCTCCCAAAAAGCCGCGTTATCACAGCACTGGCGGCGATTGTTTGACAGAGGTGTCAATCAAATCCGCTGTTCCACTCAGCGACGGCCGGGCCGAGTTGGGGGCGGGACCATCTCCTGGAGCAGGAAAGCGCTCAGCAGTCAGCGAGGACAGCAAAAGCAACTTGTTCAGCCTCTTGGTCGTCACACGGTGGAATCATTCGGGATACGCCGTTTTCaatcacttttttccccccaggaatattttattttccctCTTCGAAG ATATGAAAGGAGTTGTACGGAAGAGCAAATTCCGTCACGTCTTTGGCCAGGCGGTGAAAAATGATCAGTGTTACGATGATATCCGGGTGTCAAGGGTCACATGGGATAGCGGATTCTGTGCAGTGAACCCCAAGTTTGTTGCCATAATTATTGAAGCCAGCGGTGGTGGCGCTTTCCTGGTACTTCCTCTTCAAAAG ACGGGACGCATCGACAAAGTCTGCCCAACAGTGTGCGGTCACACTGGTCCAGTGTTGGATATTGACTGGTGCCCCCACAATGATCAGGTCATTGCCAGCAGCTCTGAGGACTGTTCAGTGATG GTGTGGCAAATTCCTGAGAATGGCCTTGTCTCGCCAATGTCCGAGCCCGCAGTGGAACTGCAGGGTCACTCCAAGAGAGTCGGCATAATCACTTGGCACCCGACAGCTCGCAATGTTCTCCTCAGTGCAG GTTGTGACAACGTGATCATGATCTGGAACGTGGGCACTGGCGAGGCCATGATCACTTTGGACGACATGCATCCCGATATGATTTACAATGTTTGCTGGAATCGCAACGGCAGTCTCATCTGCACCGCCTGCAAGGACAAGTCTGTCCGTATTATTGACCCCCGCAAGGAGGAAATTGTTGCC GAGAAAGAAAAGGCACATGACGGTGCTCGGCCCATGAGGGCCATTTTCCTCAAGGATGGCAAAGTCCTCACCACCGGTTTCAATCGTCGGAGTGAGCGACTGATCGCCCTCTGGGACACG CAAAACTTTGAGGAACCCATGACTATGCATTGCATGGACGCCAGCAATGGAGTGCTCATGCCCTTCTATGACCCAGACACCAACATGGTGTACGTTTGTGGAAAG GGTGACAGCAGCATCCGCTACTTTGAAATCACGGATGAAGATCCGTATGTTCACTTCCTGAACAGCTATGTCTCCAAGGAGTCTCAGAGGGGAATTGGCTGCATGCCAAAGAGGGGCCTTGATGTCAACAAGTGTGAAATCGCAAG GTACTACAAACTCCATGAAAGGAAATGTGAGCCTATTGTGATGACTGTGCCAAGAAAG TCTGACCTGTTCCAGGACGACTTGTACCCTGACACAGCTGGGCCTGACTCGGCCCTGGAGGCCGAGGAATGGTTCGAGGGCAAGAATGGTGACCCCATCCTCATCTCGCTCAAAAATGGCTACGTTCCAACCAAGATCCGGGAGTTCACCGTTGTCAAAAGGAACATTTTGGATGCCAAGGTGACCAAGAGCACAGAGAACGCGACCCCGGCCTCGCAGAATGCAACAATC AAATCAGACGCCAAGCTGGAAGAGATTTTGAAAGAAATGAAAGCCCTCAAGGACCTGGTCAGCAGTCAGGAGAAGCGACTTGTCAAACTTGAAGAGCAAATGGGCAAAATTGCTATTTAG